One part of the Thermococcus litoralis DSM 5473 genome encodes these proteins:
- a CDS encoding NADH-quinone oxidoreductase subunit C, translating to MNLEKEQVIVDTILQKAPYAEGKVRRQRRIEFKIPADRIRDFLTLLKENNFESMMQITAVDWPKDGEIELVYQMWSYTYAVHAFVKTRIPRDVDKAKVPSVRDIYPVAETYERDAHEFYKVTFEGNDKLEMPWILEDEDREAGVSHRKDFDMLSYVKRKYKLLDRFEEDKENYVI from the coding sequence ATGAACCTTGAAAAAGAGCAGGTAATCGTAGATACCATACTTCAAAAAGCACCGTACGCAGAGGGAAAGGTTAGAAGGCAGAGAAGAATAGAGTTCAAGATTCCAGCTGACAGGATAAGGGACTTTCTTACTCTCCTCAAGGAAAACAACTTTGAGTCAATGATGCAGATAACGGCGGTTGATTGGCCAAAAGATGGAGAGATAGAACTCGTTTACCAGATGTGGAGCTACACATATGCAGTTCATGCCTTTGTAAAGACGAGGATTCCAAGGGACGTTGATAAAGCAAAGGTTCCAAGTGTTAGGGACATTTATCCTGTAGCTGAAACCTACGAGAGAGACGCTCATGAATTCTACAAGGTAACCTTTGAAGGTAACGATAAGCTTGAAATGCCATGGATTCTCGAAGATGAGGACAGAGAAGCTGGGGTTTCTCACAGAAAGGACTTTGACATGCTTAGCTATGTCAAGAGGAAGTACAAACTGCTCGATAGGTTTGAAGAGGATAAGGAGAACTATGTGATCTGA
- a CDS encoding NuoB/complex I 20 kDa subunit family protein, giving the protein MVDWRLYEPLINFARKRSMWIVAFCTGCGGIEMPPLMTSRYDLERFGMMPNPAPRMADLFLITGYVTPKTLKRIIITYEMQPDPKYVLAHGSCPLNGGIYWDAYNAIKHLDKYIPVDVAIAGCMPRPEAVMDGIEKMMELIETGKADGWKRYKENYEYYKKNQDELFGEGWRERTARRWIPWLMNKKREIGGGEQ; this is encoded by the coding sequence ATGGTAGATTGGAGGTTGTATGAACCGCTCATCAACTTTGCGAGAAAAAGAAGCATGTGGATTGTTGCATTTTGTACAGGATGTGGGGGTATAGAGATGCCCCCATTAATGACCTCTAGATATGACCTAGAGCGTTTCGGTATGATGCCCAACCCAGCGCCGAGAATGGCCGATCTTTTCCTCATCACCGGTTATGTAACTCCAAAGACCCTCAAGAGGATAATCATAACCTACGAGATGCAGCCCGATCCTAAGTACGTACTCGCCCACGGTTCATGTCCCCTTAACGGCGGCATTTATTGGGACGCTTACAACGCAATAAAGCACCTTGATAAGTACATCCCGGTGGATGTGGCAATAGCCGGTTGTATGCCGAGGCCAGAGGCTGTGATGGACGGAATAGAAAAGATGATGGAATTGATCGAGACGGGCAAAGCCGATGGATGGAAGCGCTATAAGGAAAACTACGAGTACTACAAGAAGAACCAAGACGAGCTCTTTGGCGAGGGCTGGAGAGAGAGAACCGCGAGAAGATGGATACCCTGGCTTATGAACAAGAAGAGAGAAATCGGGGGAGGAGAGCAATGA
- a CDS encoding respiratory chain complex I subunit 1 family protein codes for MIETALKAFLILIYATFVGFMFMGIIRIVTARIHRRVGPPIYQPILDTIKLLSKKSNITHGLIYDFGVIYALGATILALMFIPLGSIGVLRAYGDLILITFLLEIPMLGIMFAAMSSGNPYAGIGAQRALLTLLAIQVPLGFAIVALAEFYGTFSTYEIVMAQQTMGWSIIHLPLLLAAIAYDIVLQAMFGKEPFDIMIAPGEISLGPMVEFGGKHMGILQIQHAIALFAETLFFANIFLGGAVVTAFSSSILNTIASLVIVLIKQVAVLLVATFMGAIFPRFTIDQAAKFYWKWPTIIAALGAILASL; via the coding sequence ATGATTGAAACCGCTTTGAAGGCTTTCCTAATTTTAATTTATGCGACCTTTGTAGGGTTCATGTTCATGGGAATAATCAGAATAGTTACGGCAAGAATTCACAGGAGAGTTGGGCCCCCGATTTATCAGCCCATCCTTGATACAATAAAGCTCCTCTCCAAGAAGAGCAATATAACCCACGGTTTGATCTATGACTTCGGCGTAATCTACGCTTTAGGAGCGACAATATTGGCTTTGATGTTCATTCCACTTGGCAGCATTGGAGTCCTTAGAGCCTATGGTGATCTAATCCTCATCACCTTCCTCCTCGAAATCCCAATGCTGGGAATAATGTTTGCAGCAATGAGCTCAGGAAACCCCTATGCAGGTATTGGTGCCCAGAGAGCACTGCTTACCCTTTTAGCAATTCAAGTACCGCTTGGATTTGCCATAGTAGCCTTGGCTGAATTTTACGGAACTTTCAGCACCTACGAAATAGTCATGGCCCAGCAAACAATGGGGTGGAGCATAATCCACCTTCCGCTGTTGCTGGCAGCGATAGCTTACGACATCGTTTTACAGGCAATGTTTGGAAAAGAGCCATTCGACATAATGATTGCCCCAGGTGAGATTTCCCTTGGACCAATGGTGGAGTTCGGCGGCAAGCACATGGGAATACTGCAGATACAGCACGCCATAGCATTATTTGCAGAGACATTATTCTTTGCAAACATATTCCTTGGAGGAGCCGTCGTTACAGCCTTCTCAAGCTCAATACTCAACACAATAGCAAGCTTGGTAATAGTCCTTATTAAACAGGTAGCAGTGCTATTAGTGGCGACCTTCATGGGCGCAATATTCCCGAGGTTCACCATAGACCAGGCTGCAAAGTTCTACTGGAAGTGGCCCACAATTATAGCGGCTCTTGGAGCTATCTTAGCAAGCTTGTGA